The window AATTGTCCTGCTCTCACTCAGCCCTATCACCTTCTTCATGGCTCTCCATGCGCCGGAACCAACGGACCCAGGAGCCAGACAATGGCATAGCGTCACCCTGCTGGCCCACACCTTCATGATCGCCTACGCCGGGATTGTTTCCCACCGGTCACTGCTCGGCCAGCTGCGTGACTTTGCCACCACACCGGCCCACGGCACCCGCACGTTTTTCGCCTGGCTTGCCGGCAACCTCTTTGTCGGTGCCCAGGTTTCCTGGATCATGCGACCCTTCTTCGGCTCCCCCGGACTCAAGGTGCAGTTCCTGCGCGATCACCCGATGAATGGCAGCTTCTACGACACCGTCTGGAGCGCGATCACCCGTTTGAGCGGGTTCTAAGTTTTAAGTTTCAAACACCAAATACCAACTAATACCATGACCGACGAACAACCACCTAACTTGCCAGACCCTCAACAAACCCAACATCCGACGCAGGCTACACACCCTGTGCCTCCCTACCAGCCACCCCACCAGGTGCGACCCAAAGAGCCCAAGGGGCCGGACCCCGATTATGTGGCGTTGGAGGAAAAAGGCTTCTCCCACATTCTCAACCACCTGCTCAAAAAACCACTCAGCGTCATTCATGAGATTAACCACGGCGGTAAAAGCCCGGCCCCGGCACTGCTGCTGATCACCCTTGTTTGCCTGGCCATTTTCGGCCTCGTGTTAGGGATGTTCAGTGCGGGCAACCAGCTCTGGGCAGCACCGGTGAAAATCATCGGCGGTGTGCTTTTTAGCGGCATCATTTGCCTGCCCAGCCTCTACATCTTCGGGGCCCTGGGTGGTATGGATGCCAAGGTACAACATGTCATCGGTCTGATGCTGACCTTCCTCGCGATCACAGCCCTGCTGCTTGTCGGTTTCGCCCCGGTGGTCTGGCTGTTTTCGACATCGAGCAACTCGCTGGTATTTTTCGGCTTCCTCAGTCTGGCCATCTGGATCGTTTGCCTGGTTTTCGGACTCCGGGTCATTACAAGAGCCGCGCAAAGCATGGGCGGCGGTCGTGGCGGTCACCTCAATATCTGGGCGATCATATTTCTGTTAGTCACCGTGCAAATGACCACCACCCTTCGCCCGATCATTGGTGAGTCCGACAAGTTTCTCAATCTCGAGGAGAAACGCTTTTTCATGCGCTACTGGTTTGAAGTCATGGAAGAAGAAGGCAGCTCATCATCATCTACCCGGGGAACCGGCTACGACGATCCTCAACAAGGAAAACAACCTTCCCCTGATTCCAGCTCCGATGGCAGGCGAAACCGTGCGAAAACCAACCCGCACGTTAACGAGTAAAGCCAGGCAAAGATCAATCCAGGAACCCTGTCAACGGACTGGTGGCCGATGCGTGATCGTCGGCCTCGGGCAAACCCATTTCGTAGGCAGCGCGACCTGCTTCCACGGCAATCTTGAAACACTCGCCCATCCTCACTGGATCGGAGGCGATGGCCATGGCGGTATTGACCAGGACCGCATCGGCACCGAGTTCCATCGCTTCGGCCGCATGGCTAGGAGCTCCGAGACCGGCATCAACCACGACCGGCACTATTGCCTGGTCGATGATGATGCGAATCATGTCGCGGGTGACGACGCCTTGGTTCGAGCCGATTGGCGCGCCCAGGGGCATGACCGCAGCGGTTCCCGCCTCCTGCAAACGTTTTGCCAGCACCGGATCGGCATTGATATAGGGTAGCACGGTAAATCCTTCTTTCACCAGCACTTCAGCCGCTTTCAGTGTCTCAATGGGATCAGGCAGCAAATACGTAGGGTCGGGGTGGATTTCCAGTTTGATCCACTTGGGCAAGCCCGCCGCCACGGCGAGACGGGCCAGGCGCACCGCTTCATCGGCATCCATGGCACCGCTGGTATTGGGTAACAACAGGTATTTTCCAGGGTCGATGAACTTGAGAATATCCGCCTTGGGATCGTTGCCACCACTGAGATCGGCACGACGCAAAGCCACCGTGACAATCTCGCAGCCAGACGATGCCAGGGTATCGCGCATCAGTTCATTCGATGCGAATTTACCTGTCCCGGTCATCAGTCGGGATTGGAAGGAGCGACCGGCGATTATCAGTGGTTGGTTCATCACAGGGAGTGACCTTAGCCGCGAGCCGCCGCCATGCAAGCGCAAGGA of the Akkermansiaceae bacterium genome contains:
- a CDS encoding thiazole synthase yields the protein MNQPLIIAGRSFQSRLMTGTGKFASNELMRDTLASSGCEIVTVALRRADLSGGNDPKADILKFIDPGKYLLLPNTSGAMDADEAVRLARLAVAAGLPKWIKLEIHPDPTYLLPDPIETLKAAEVLVKEGFTVLPYINADPVLAKRLQEAGTAAVMPLGAPIGSNQGVVTRDMIRIIIDQAIVPVVVDAGLGAPSHAAEAMELGADAVLVNTAMAIASDPVRMGECFKIAVEAGRAAYEMGLPEADDHASATSPLTGFLD